The nucleotide window GACAGTGGAAAACAAGGCGAAATAGCAAGGTGTTTCTGAGGGCGATCGAGAACCATAAATCTTCGTAGAACGAAGGACATATTGGATCATCGAAAGAATAAGGATCAATGAATCTCAGattgaagagcttttgGCTGGCGTCTTCACGAGCTTCGAAATTAGGTGCCATTTGAACCAAAAGGTCATCAATACAATCATCATCCAACTCTTGGTCTTCTAAAATCTCCACATGAGCTTCATGGTCGCTTTTCGATTCATTGCCAAACCTCGGCTCGCGATCTGTCTTCGAATTAGAGTTTTGCTTGTTTGCactcttgttcttgaatgaCAGATGCTGGAGGTAGCTGATTCTCTTAAGCATATCCCATCGTTGACCATAGCTGGTTGATTCATCACACAAGtactcttcaatatcattcTTATCGGGCAGAAAAGATCTACGTTGTTCTCTCTTCCTTATCGTTAAATCCGACCCAAGGGCAGTAAATGCCCATTCCCTCAGCTGTTCTGTTACcgtttctttgaatttcttggtTACCTTTTTCCATCCATCGAGTCCCAAACCCTCGACATCTTCTTTATGCTTTTCATTATTTGTTAATCGAGGGTCGGAACTAACGGGCTTGTTGTCTCGAATACCGACATTTTCCTCACCAGCTCTGTAATTGAAAGAATGGTAATTCTTAATAGATCGAGAAGGAATTTCTTTCTCGATAGAGGCTTTTCTATCTGGTAGTTTTGTTTTCTGATAAGAATTTGGATCCATCGAATCCAAAGGACCATCAGCAGGTTTGTCATCCTGCTTGCCCGAGTCGTCGGTTGTGAAGCTAAGTATACCGTGTTGCTTTATGTCTGAGTTACCTGAGAATTTAGCCTTCCAACTGTCACTGTACTCAACATCAAATACCTCACGATATGCTACTTCAACCATTGCTGAATTCATCATGTCGCTCTTTTTCGAGGGTCCACTTAAAGTATTCAACGTTTTATAGTTCATTTTAGCCAACTCCTCTAAATGACCAAACTTTCTCTCAACGATCTCGACGAGATCCACGTTACAACCTAGGTGTTCTCTCATCAATCGTTTTCTCAGCTCAAATGCAAACCTTCCAGCGTAATAATCTTTGTCCTCCATCTTCGACTTCACTAGGTCTGTGTCTCTGATAATCATAGCGACTTCACTGTCCCTGTTTCCCAACTGAGATCTTTCATTAATGTTAGCGCTACCAATTATACAGCTTCGATCGTCGGCGATTAGCACTTTGGCATGCACGTAAAGTTGCTCCGTCACCAATTTGTCCTGGGGTCCGATAGCGGCCCATTTTCTTaaagagaagaattgaatatATTGCAATGGGTCaatgttcaatttcttgagccttgaaaagattgaggTTTCACCCCTGGAAATAGATTGGTATTGGCACTGCATGATGACACGGACACTTGACGCTTCCGGTTGATCAATTGGCGAGTCAAATCCGGGCATTAAAGGGATTAAGATGAATGCCTTCCAAGTTTTCCCTTCGCTGTTAGCTCTGATTATTCTATCGACAATGGCATCGCCGATATTATTTTCGATAACGACACCATCCCAATGCGACGTACTGATAAAAAACTGATTTTCAATGTAAATGAAATGTTCACTAGCCTCAATTAATTTCAAGTAGGCATTTTGAATGGATTtttctgtttctttcaGTCCTAAGGACCATGCTCCTGCACTTCTTATGACTTGGACCTCACAAGTAGATTCGGTTTCAGCATCTGGAAGAAAGGTGAAGTTCTCAGCTGCTCCTCTGTAAAAATCACTTGGTGGTGTCAACAAAGGAGTAGGTCTACTGGGGCGTTTTTGCCTGAGAAGATAATTCCATCTCTGAACAAAATGTCTAGCCATGTCTCTTGCAGCTTCGCCTACGGTCATCATGTGTACATCATGCCAAGGCATTCTTGGTACTTTCCGCCTATCATACATTGATTCAAACGGCTTATCCAGGTCGTAGAAGTCGCAAACACGCGCATTCGAGTAATCTTTACCAGGAAAGATTTGGTCTTTCAAGAGATCATGATCATCCTTCAATACGTGCTCAGGAGTATCGTAACGCCCGTAACATAAATCTATACCTCCCATGAAAGCTATTGTGTTGTCAATCACGGTCATTTTTTCGTGATGGGCCCAAAAATAAGTGTTCTGAAGCCATTGATTTGGAGACCGGATCAGGTGAATATTTGGATGTAAGCTTAACATCGAATGTTTTGTCCATAAACTGTCAGTACCGACAGTGTTTGCAACATTCCTGTAAacgacgatgaagatcttcaCACCCTTTTCTGCTCTTTCCTTTAAAATTCTATCAATTCTGAACTCTTGATTGCCATTTACTGGTCGACGCATGTAGAGTTCGGGAGAGAGCCACCAATCGTGTATGTAAATGACATCTTCAGCCATCCTTAACGCTTCACTCAATGCCCAGAAATAATCTCTACCGTCGACTAGAAATTTGCAGAAGGCATTTCTCCGTATTGGAGCAAAGCTATCGAATCTATGACGCTTGGTCCAAACGGTATTGTGAGCGGCatgagaaattgatgatacCCATTGTTTGAGTGATGACTCAGATTTACAGATTACCTGCAATTTTCTTTCCCCATTTTGCAACGTAATCAGTAATTTTGTGCCAATCTTGCTATTTTTGGCGTTCCAATCTAGCTCAGTCAAGTTCTCATCACCATCTCTTGAGCCTGAAAACTTTATTTTAAATTTCGAGTCCATGATGAAAACGTCCAGTGGAGTGGTGGAGTACAAATCAGACACGTACAGAATATAAGAGTGTCTTACCAGGAACCACTTCGTGGTATGTCTCTCGATCATTTCCTTAAAATcgttgaacttgaaatgGGATACACGCCAACCTTGCGATTTGGCCGTTGATCTGATAATCAAATAACCCTGTTTACTTTGATGGTGCTCCTCATAGCTTAGAAGATTTCCTATTGGTGATAACTCATAAAATTGAAATAGTCTGTTCGCTTGCGGTCGTAGACACAGCGCAATGTTCAGCAATCTCAGATAACGCTCGATTCGTAAATACATTGGTTGCGTTAAATCTTCTGGTTCATCTATCAAATCCTGTAAGTGTTTGACCTTTATTCTAtccattgaaaagttaagtgaagaagtggaGCTGTgggaggaagaggaagaagatatcgCTACGTCCAGCCTAGTGGTAGGCTGCTTCACAAACATCGAAGTCTCGTGGTCATCGATCCGAGGGAAATGCGGTAGGTAAAATCTGTGATATCTGTTATGATCGATATAAAGCTTGTTCATTGTGTTTTCCTGGAATGAAACAAGTTTCAACCTGCTATGCAAGTTCGATAAGTCCTTGTAACTCTTGATAACACACCATTTAAGTCTATTTTCTCCAATTCCATATTCCAAATGCAACTTATATAGCCCCTTAGGACCATCTTCACCTTTCTTAAAAACGCCCTCAAATATTGAACtagaatcatcatcatcattcgCATTGTTATCTTCAGTCTTTGGTACCTCGTTTCTATTGccctcatcttcctctcGACTCATATAACCAGGTGCTAACGGCTCCACACGCACTCCCAACATAGCCAACAACAAAGGAGCCCGCCTTTGGCCATGTTCATCACGCAGAAAATGCGTGCTAGCAAATAGAGCCGCGGGGCAACCTGCGGCTAACGAATCCAGCAGATCAGACGCCAATTTCTGCGTATACCTGTCCTTCTCATCGATAGGAGCATGTTGCAAAGCCAAGGATTCTCTGTGTTGCTGCTTCACATTCCTCGCAGCCTTCAATTTTGACAAAACGGCCACCTTCCTAAACGCTTGTTTGAACTCCTTACGCCAGATGTCAAACTGCTGGTCCTGAATAAATGACTTCCTTTTCCCACTGGGCGATCGACACCTCTCCACATcctcttcaccttcatctGGACCATCCTGAACTGCTGAGTTCGGTACCCCGTGGAACGTTAAATTCTTGTAAGCCGCCTCACGATCCTCATCACCACCATTATCACTCTGAGACTCTTCCTCTATGTCACCGCCCAACTCTCGGGCCTCGTAGATCCCTGGGACTACCGCTGAATCCCCTTGAACACCCCCCATAGCCGCTTTGATGTGTTGTTTACAAGTGGCAAACAGCCTCTTATCCTATTTATTCCTCTAAATCTAGCCGCCGCGTCGGGTAACCTCTGCTTAGATATGGAGAATCCGTTAGATAGTGTCTTTCAGCCATTCCAGTGGTCAGTTGCCTTCCTGGGTGGCTCTAATAGTCACCCACATGGTTACAAAGTGGTTGACTGTGTTGCTGTGTGGTTCATTGCGTTGCGATGGGCTGTTGGATGCTTATCGCGATAtcagatcaagagataAGATAAGTGGACCGGCTGGCCGACGAAGCGAAAACCGCCGCTTCGGGGTGATTTTGGCTGGTTGGAAATAGATATATAGGTACATGCGTATGAATAAGATGTTTCATTGGAGTCAGATGGAGTTAAAGAGGCTTGTGATCGGTGTATGAAGCGGTTGTTTGCAGGTTGAGGTGGTTTTTGGCAGGATAAGCCTGAAAGCGAAGCGCAGGttaagtgaaaaattttcgatTAGATCGATCAATTAAGCGGTAAAACAGGGTATTATAGGTTCTCAAAGGTGCTATCGAGCGGATTGGAGGCGTGGAAATGACTAGTGAGGTGAGTAGTAGTAACGTTTCCAATAGCGAGGCTCAACGCGGGTTGTATTACCCGTTTCCGGGGGGTAAACCTGGAGTGACACTTACATCGTCTTGCTCTTCGACATCGGAATCTATGGCGGACGGATCtgcttcttgttcatcgtCGACTTCTTCGCCTTCTTCGATGGAAAAAGGGCAGAGCGGTAGTCCAATTTGTAAGAACTGTTTGACTTCTACGACGCCATTATGGAGGCGAGATGAGAATGGAGCATTGCTGTGTAACGCATGTGGGctatttttgaaattgcatGGGAGACCAAGACCTATTAGTCTCAAGACTGACGTGATCAAGTCGCGGAATCGCAAGGGAACACATCACCATCAGCACCAGCAAAGTGATTCTGTGGTTGAGAAACAGCATACGAGGACTCATAGCGATGAAAAAAAGAGGAAACTGCCTGTGCAACcggttttgaagaaacaacGGGTTGTAGAGGACAATGAATCCAAGGATATTTGTTCTGCAGCCAACACGTTGGAAATATTAATGTCAGGAGACTCTATGAAGCCTAAGATCGAGCCCAAATTGCCTCCATCGCAAGCCAATACACAACTACCGCATTTGTCGACTTTACTGGGCGATGTCAGAAGTCAGTCAAACCCACCTGTGAGTCTCGTCGATCAACCAATGGAAACTAGCAAATCATTACATTTTGAGCCCAAAAACAAACCTTACATTCATGAAAGCATCCCAGTCTCTACAAGTAGCAGTACATCGTCGCTTGTACGAGGTAACTCGATATCACAGAGATATAATTCACCACCAAGGGCGCAAACGCCGCCAGCGGGGTCCGCACAACGAGTTTCAACACTTCCTGCTCCAGTGAATGTGCCATTGCCATGCAACGAACCACAAGAGAAGCTCCCGCTAAACACAGTTCtgcaaaatgaagaagatgtgATAAAATTGAAGACAAGAATTAATGAGCTTGAACTCGTAACGGATCTTTACAAGAGACACATATTCGAGCTTGACGAGAAGTGCAAAACATTGCAATGTGAGATACAAAGTTTGAGGAACTGATCATGATGGGGATATATAGAGTTAATAGCATACATATAGTAAGCATACTTCACGACTGATTTTCAATCGCTTCGCTTATATATAGGAGGATCAAGGATTTAGAAACTTTAATCGAGTCAAAATAGCATCAAGGTACCCATCATGTCACGTAATCCTGCTGCAGGATTGGAGAATACTCTATTTCAGTTAAAATTCACTTCAAAACAGTTACAAAAACAGGCCCAAAAGGCTTCcaaggaagagaaacaaGAGtcaaacaaattgaagaaagcattGAATGAGAGTGAAGAGATTGCAAGGATATATGCGTCAAATGCCAtaagaaagaagaatgagCGGTTGCAACTCCTAAAATTGGCCTCAAGAATTGATTCAGTTGCTTCCCGTGTGCAAACTGCAGTGACTATGAGACAAGTATCCGGATCCATGGCTTCTGTCTGTCGTGGTATGGATAAggctttgcaaagtatgAATTTGCAACAAATCACTATGATTATGgataaatttgaacaacaatttgaagacttggaCGCAAGTGTCAATGTGTATGAAGAAATGGGGACGAATTCAGATGCTGTGATAGTAGATGCCGATAAAGTTGACGAGTTGCTGAACAAAGTGGCAGATGAGAACGGCCTGGAATTAAGGCAAAGTGCAAGACTTGATAATCTTCCGGAGATACAGCAACCTGAGGTCAAtgaggagaaagaagataaaTTGGCACAGAGGCTGCGTGTACTACGTGGTTAAAGCAATCATTTTTAATAGGTGGAAAAATGTGGGTTGTGTATATGTATAATTACAAAGTGCGAATTTAACTATATCATTGCATTGGTAGACCTCTTCCTCTACCTGGAGGTGGTGCCATACCAGCATTAGCGGGCTGACTTTCTTTATTTGTAATAGTTTCATCAACGGACAAGATTAGATTGGCGGCTTCAGTGGCACTGTTTAATGCATTTATCTTGACCAAAGCAGGTTCCCATACGAATTTGGCGAAATTGTCACCGACACTTTCTGACTCAAAATCAACACCATACCACTTCTCTCCTTTACTGTGAGCCATTCTTAGTCTATTCAGAATCTCCACGGCGTCAAAACCGGCGTTCTCACAGAGTTGTCTTGGTATAACTTCTAATGCCTTAGCAAAAGCATTGATAACTAATTGTTGCTTACCAGCTATG belongs to Torulaspora delbrueckii CBS 1146 chromosome 4, complete genome and includes:
- the SPO14 gene encoding phospholipase D (similar to Saccharomyces cerevisiae SPO14 (YKR031C); ancestral locus Anc_1.251); its protein translation is MGGVQGDSAVVPGIYEARELGGDIEEESQSDNGGDEDREAAYKNLTFHGVPNSAVQDGPDEGEEDVERCRSPSGKRKSFIQDQQFDIWRKEFKQAFRKVAVLSKLKAARNVKQQHRESLALQHAPIDEKDRYTQKLASDLLDSLAAGCPAALFASTHFLRDEHGQRRAPLLLAMLGVRVEPLAPGYMSREEDEGNRNEVPKTEDNNANDDDDSSSIFEGVFKKGEDGPKGLYKLHLEYGIGENRLKWCVIKSYKDLSNLHSRLKLVSFQENTMNKLYIDHNRYHRFYLPHFPRIDDHETSMFVKQPTTRLDVAISSSSSSHSSTSSLNFSMDRIKVKHLQDLIDEPEDLTQPMYLRIERYLRLLNIALCLRPQANRLFQFYELSPIGNLLSYEEHHQSKQGYLIIRSTAKSQGWRVSHFKFNDFKEMIERHTTKWFLVRHSYILYVSDLYSTTPLDVFIMDSKFKIKFSGSRDGDENLTELDWNAKNSKIGTKLLITLQNGERKLQVICKSESSLKQWVSSISHAAHNTVWTKRHRFDSFAPIRRNAFCKFLVDGRDYFWALSEALRMAEDVIYIHDWWLSPELYMRRPVNGNQEFRIDRILKERAEKGVKIFIVVYRNVANTVGTDSLWTKHSMLSLHPNIHLIRSPNQWLQNTYFWAHHEKMTVIDNTIAFMGGIDLCYGRYDTPEHVLKDDHDLLKDQIFPGKDYSNARVCDFYDLDKPFESMYDRRKVPRMPWHDVHMMTVGEAARDMARHFVQRWNYLLRQKRPSRPTPLLTPPSDFYRGAAENFTFLPDAETESTCEVQVIRSAGAWSLGLKETEKSIQNAYLKLIEASEHFIYIENQFFISTSHWDGVVIENNIGDAIVDRIIRANSEGKTWKAFILIPLMPGFDSPIDQPEASSVRVIMQCQYQSISRGETSIFSRLKKLNIDPLQYIQFFSLRKWAAIGPQDKLVTEQLYVHAKVLIADDRSCIIGSANINERSQLGNRDSEVAMIIRDTDLVKSKMEDKDYYAGRFAFELRKRLMREHLGCNVDLVEIVERKFGHLEELAKMNYKTLNTLSGPSKKSDMMNSAMVEVAYREVFDVEYSDSWKAKFSGNSDIKQHGILSFTTDDSGKQDDKPADGPLDSMDPNSYQKTKLPDRKASIEKEIPSRSIKNYHSFNYRAGEENVGIRDNKPVSSDPRLTNNEKHKEDVEGLGLDGWKKVTKKFKETVTEQLREWAFTALGSDLTIRKREQRRSFLPDKNDIEEYLCDESTSYGQRWDMLKRISYLQHLSFKNKSANKQNSNSKTDREPRFGNESKSDHEAHVEILEDQELDDDCIDDLLVQMAPNFEAREDASQKLFNLRFIDPYSFDDPICPSFYEDLWFSIALRNTLLFRLVFHCQPDNAVQSWRDYKEYCRMSEEFSDNQDALIDLEKRPQNASHRASSTSAVPGKGDLPLNKEAAVTVEKGTKIAEVPQEGLHRGAGKGDSPRPGETQSKRSKATALRMRLSGSLLFGFNQRIFDKYTARRILERVHGHLVVFPTEWLAKETESKNWFYNVDRIPPIDIYD
- the GZF3 gene encoding Gzf3p (similar to Saccharomyces cerevisiae GZF3 (YJL110C) and DAL80 (YKR034W); ancestral locus Anc_1.250); this translates as MTSEVSSSNVSNSEAQRGLYYPFPGGKPGVTLTSSCSSTSESMADGSASCSSSTSSPSSMEKGQSGSPICKNCLTSTTPLWRRDENGALLCNACGLFLKLHGRPRPISLKTDVIKSRNRKGTHHHQHQQSDSVVEKQHTRTHSDEKKRKLPVQPVLKKQRVVEDNESKDICSAANTLEILMSGDSMKPKIEPKLPPSQANTQLPHLSTLLGDVRSQSNPPVSLVDQPMETSKSLHFEPKNKPYIHESIPVSTSSSTSSLVRGNSISQRYNSPPRAQTPPAGSAQRVSTLPAPVNVPLPCNEPQEKLPLNTVLQNEEDVIKLKTRINELELVTDLYKRHIFELDEKCKTLQCEIQSLRN
- the DID2 gene encoding Did2p (similar to Saccharomyces cerevisiae DID2 (YKR035W-A); ancestral locus Anc_1.249); amino-acid sequence: MSRNPAAGLENTLFQLKFTSKQLQKQAQKASKEEKQESNKLKKALNESEEIARIYASNAIRKKNERLQLLKLASRIDSVASRVQTAVTMRQVSGSMASVCRGMDKALQSMNLQQITMIMDKFEQQFEDLDASVNVYEEMGTNSDAVIVDADKVDELLNKVADENGLELRQSARLDNLPEIQQPEVNEEKEDKLAQRLRVLRG